The Molothrus ater isolate BHLD 08-10-18 breed brown headed cowbird chromosome 9, BPBGC_Mater_1.1, whole genome shotgun sequence genome includes a region encoding these proteins:
- the DDX59 gene encoding LOW QUALITY PROTEIN: probable ATP-dependent RNA helicase DDX59 (The sequence of the model RefSeq protein was modified relative to this genomic sequence to represent the inferred CDS: inserted 1 base in 1 codon), with translation MFLPRSLKVKRTADEDKSCTTKKSKLSSXGSLLEETTEFQDCKSVGTETSASTDNSSEIVQEHAEPAAADLGVANTPLAKDSQNTEDDGSLEEPIKSFSKSQRWAEPGEPVCVVCGRYGEYICDETDEDVCSLECKAKHLLQTQAKEKQLTSDQATDSQAEAHLLNTPYFYKDHSFILGLQEEQVENLKLQLGIAVQGQQVPRPIVEFEHCGFPETLNNNLKNSGYEVPTPIQMQMIPVGLLGRDILASADTGSGKTAAFLLPVIMKVLKETETPCALILAPTRELAIQIERQAKELMVGLPNMRTALLVGGLPLPPQLHRLRQSVKVIIATPGRLLEILKQSSVHLHGIKIVVVDEVDTMLKMGFQQQVLDILEDISHDHQTILVSATIPVGIEHLANQLLHNFVRITIGDKNLPCSNVRQIILWVEEPSKKKKLFEILNDNKLFKPPVLVFVDCKLGADLLSDAVHKITGLQCTAMHSEKSQVERTDILQGLLQEKYEVIVSTGVLGRGLDLVNVKLVVNFDMPSSMDEYVHQVGRAGRLGHNGTAITFINNNSKKLFWDVVKRVKPTGTILPPQLLNSPYLHDQKRREQQRLKQLHNNLVTGDNIMDIIKKHNKNNSQR, from the exons ATGTTTTTACCACGATCTCTTAAAGTCAAGAGGACTGCTGATGAGGACAAAAGTTGTACAACTAAGAAAAGTAAACTGTCTT GAGGATCTTTGCTAGAGGAGACCACAGAGTTCCAGGACTGTAAATCAGTTGGAACAGAAACTTCTGCTTCAACAGACAATTCGAGTGAAATTGTACAAGAACACGCAgaacctgcagctgcagacCTTGGTGTTGCTAATACACCATTGGCAAAGGACAGCCAAAATACTGAGGACGATGGCTCTCTGGAAGAACCCATAAAATCCTTCAGCAAATCCCAGCGCTGGGCGGAGCCTGGAGAACCCGTGTGTGTTGTGTGTGGCCGCTACGGGGAGTACATCTGCGATGAAACAGATGAAGATGTTTGTAGTTTGGAATGTAAAGCCAAACACCTTCTACAAACtcaagcaaaggaaaagcagctaaCATCTGATCAAGCCACAGATTCTCAAGCAGAAGCTCACCTGCTCAATACACCTTATTTCTACAAAGATCATTCCTTTATTTTAGGTTTGCAAGAGGAGCAGGTTGAGAACCTTAAACTCCAGCTGGGTATTGCTGTCCAGGGCCAACAAGTTCCAAGACCTATTGTAGAGTTCGAACACTGTGGTTTTCCTGAAACtttaaacaataatttaaaGAATTCTGGCTATGAAGTCCCAACTCCCATCCAAATGCAAATGATCCCTGTTGGACTGTTAGGGAGGGATATTCTGGCTAGTGCTGACACGGGCTCTGGAAAAACAGCAGCTTTCTTGCTTCCTGTTATTATGAAGGTTTTGAAAGAG ACAGAAACTCCATGTGCCCTTATTTTGGCACCGACGAGGGAGTTGGCAATTCAGATCGAGCGCCAAGCGAAGGAGCTGATGGTGGGGTTACCCAACATGaggacagctctgctggtggGAGGTTTGCCCCTGCCCCCGCAGCTGCACCGCCTCCGGCAGAGTGTCAAG gtgataATAGCAACGCCTGGAAGACTTCTTGAGATTTTAAAGCAAAGTTCTGTTCATCTGCATGGCATAAAAATTGTAGTGGTGGATGAA GTGGATACCATGCTAAAAATGGGTTTTCAGCAGCAAGTGTTGGATATTTTGGAAGACATCTCTCATGATCATCAAACCATACTGGTGTCAGCCACGATTCCAGTGGGCATTGAGCACTTGGCAAATCAGCTTCTGCACAATTTTGTCAGAATAACAATTGGAGACAAGAATCTGCCGTGCTCCAATGTTCGGCAAATTATCTTGTGGGTAGAAGAAccatctaaaaagaaaaagctgtttgaAATACTAAAT GATAACAAGCTCTTCAAGCCTCCAGTGTTGGTGTTTGTGGACTGTAAACTAGGAGCAGATCTGTTGAGTGATGCTGTTCATAAGATTACAGGATTGCAGTGCACAGCTATGCATTCTGAAAAGTCTCAGGTGGAAAGAACAGACATACTACAG ggaTTGCTTCAAGAGAAGTATGAAGTTATAGTAAGTACTGGAGTCCTTGGACGAGGGCTTGACCTTGTCAATGTCAAACTGGTGGTGAATTTTGATATGCCTTCAAGTATGGATGAATATGTACACcag GTTGGAAGAGCAGGGAGATTGGGTCACAATGGAACTGCAATTACTTTTATCAATAACAACAGCAAGAAGCTCTTTTGGGATGTTGTGAAGAGAGTGAAACCCACAGGCACCATTCTTCCCCCACAGCTGCTTAATTCCCCATATCTGCATGACCAGAAGAGAAGGGAGCAACAGAGACTTAAACAGTTACATAATAACCTCGTAACAGGAGACAATATTATGGACATtattaaaaaacacaacaaaaataattctcagAGGTAA